One Actinomycetospora corticicola genomic window, CCGAGGTCGGGCACGAGGGCCGAGGCCGCGACCGCGCTCACGAGGCCCGCGACCGGCATCGAGACCGCCAGCCCCTGCAGCCCCGTCACCTCGTCGCCGACCCGCTGGGTGAGCAGGATGTAGCCCGCCCAGCAACATGCGGCGGCCAGGGCGAAGCCGACCCCGAGGAGGTCCGTGCCGCCCTGCCACGGCTCGGTCAGCAGGAGCACCCCGCCCGCGGCGAGCACCGGCCACAGCAACGCCCGGCCCCGACCCCGCAGGACGGCGACCCCGAGCGGCCCGAGGAACTCGATCGCGCTGGCCGTCCCGAGCGGGATCCGGGCCACCGCGGCCATGAACAGCATCGTCAGCCCCGCCGTCACCACCCCGAGCAGCACCGCCGCGCCGAACGAGGACCGGGTGAACGACGAGGGCCGGGGCCGTGCGATCACGAGGAGCAGCAGCCCCGCCCAGCCCAGTCGCAGCGCGGCGACGCCCTCGGGCGGCACGACGGCGAACAGGCCGACGGACGCGGCGAGGCCGAGCTGGACGCAGGACATGGAGCCGAGGGCGAGCAGGGCACCCGAGCGGGCGCGGGGGGTCGTCACGGGCGACGAGTCAACGCCGCGCGACCGTCCGCGTCCACGTGAGGATCACGGACGGAACGTCCGTAGGATCAGGACGGTGGACACCCGCCGCCTGCCCCACCTGGTCGAGCTCGACCGCCTCGGCTCGATGCGCGCCGTCGCGGACGCGCTCGGCACGTCGACCTCCGTGGTGTCGCAGCAGATCGCGGCGCTCGCCCGCGAGGTCGGGGCCACGCTGGTCGAGCCCGACGGCCGCCGGGTCCGCCTCACGCCCGCCGGTCGCCGCCTCGCCGAGCACGGCCGCCGCATCGTCGCCGCCGTCGACGCCGCCCGCGACGACCTCGACCCCGCGGCCGAGCCCTCCGGCACCGTCCGCGTCGCCGGGTTCGCCAGCGCGATCCGCCGCTCCCTGATCCCGATCGTCGCCGACCTCGCCGTCCGGCACCCGGGCCTGCGGCTCACCTTCCACGAGCAGCAGCCCGCCGAGTCCCTCGCCCTCCTCGAGGCCGACGCCGCCGACCTCGCGCTCGTCTACGACTACGACCTCGCCCCGGCCGCCCCCATGCCGCCCTCCGTCCGGGCCGGCCGGCGGCTCTGGGAGGTCCGCTGGGGCCTCGGTGTTCCCGACGACGGGGCGGTGCCGGTCGGGGCGGCGACCTCGGCCGAGGTGCTCGCCGCCTACGCCGACCGCGCCTTCATCGGGGACTCCCGCAACGACGCCGACGAACGGGTGCTGCGGCTCCTCGGGGCGGCGGCCGGGTTCGACCTGCACGTCACGCACGAGGCCGACAGCCTGGACCTGGTGGACGACCTCGTCCTCGCCGGTCTCGGGGTGGGGCTGCTGCCCACGAACCGGCCCACGCGCGACGGGATCCGGGTGTTGGACCTGCCCGACCCGCCGGTGCGGTTGCGGTGCCGCCCGGTGGTGCGCCGCGGCCGGGAGACGTGGCCCCCGCTCGCCGCGGTGCTCGGCGCGCTGCGGTAGGTCCTCAGGCCTCGTCGTCGGACGGACGGCGAAGTCCGAACCGGCGGCGGGACGGCCGCTCCGGCGCCTCGTCGGGCTCGTCGGCGGCGGCGGGCCGGACCGTGTCGGGCAGCGGCGTGACCGGCGGCAGCACGGCGACGACGGGGGAGTGGGCGCCCGGACGCTCCGCGAAGGGCCCGGTGCCGAACGGCAGCCGCGTCGGCTCGTCGTCCGGGACACGCTGGGGACGGCGGGTACCCGTCGGTGCGGCCGCCGGCTGCCGCGTGCGGCCCCCGGCCCGCCGAGCGGCGACCTTCTCGGTGGTCGAGGCCGGCAGCACGGGCGGCTCGTCGGAGGTGCCGGCCACCGTCGAGGGGGCGTCCGGGGCGTCCCCGGCGGGGAGGTCGACGTCGGCGCCCGGGTCGTCGTCGGCGCGGGGGTCGTCCGCGCGGCGCAGCGAGAGCCAGCCGAAGCGGGCGCCGAGCGAGACCGAGGCGAGGATCAGCAGGATCGTGAACGACGCGCGTCCCACCAACGCGGCCCCGAGGTCCTCGACCCCGGTCGCGTCGACGAAGGACGCGAGTAGGATCCACGTGAGCAGCCCGGCGGCCGGGCCGGCGGCGAGCGACGCCTTGAGCCAGGTCCACTCCGGCGGCATGCGGTCGGCGATCACCTCCGCGCCGCCCCAGACCAGACCGACGAGCAGCAGCACGCCGAGCAGGAGCAGGGTCCACAGCAGCGAGAGCGACACGAACCGCGACGAGAGCGCCACGAACGTCGTCTGCCCCGCGCCGTAGAGCACGGTCATGACCAGAGCCCGCAGCAGCCAGGGACGCACGGGCCTCACCGTACGGTGCGGCAGGTCACGGCCCCGCACTACCCTCGCGCGGGTGACCGCCCCCCGTGCCGTGACCCGGCCCCGACCGCATCCTGCGGGCACCCGCCGTCGGGAAGCCCTGCGGGAGCTGCTGCGCGCGGCGGCCGTGGACGCGCTGCTGGTCACCGACCTCGTGAACGTCCGCTACCTGACCGGTTTCACCGGCTCGAACGCCGCGCTGGTGGTCCACGCCGGGGACTCCGCCGACGCCGAGGACCGCACGGTGCTCGCCACCGACGGCCGCTACACCACGCAGGCCGCGGCGGAGAGCCCCGACCTGCGGCTGCTGGTCGAGCGGCAGTGCGCGCCGGAACTGCTCACGCTCACGACGGCGGGTCGGGTCGGCTTCGACAGCGCGCAGGTCACCGTCGACGCCCACGACGTGCTCGCCGCCGCCGCCCGTGGCGAGCTCGTCCGCGCGCCCGGCCTCGTCGAACGGCTCCGTGCGGTGAAGGACGCCGCCGAGATCGACGCGCTGCGCCTCGCGTGCGCCGCGGCGGACGCCGCCCTCGCGGGCGCGATCGCCGACGGCGTGCTCGCCGCCGGACGCACCGAACGGGAGGTCGCGCACGAGCTGGAGGAACGGATGGTCGCGGCCGGGGCCACCGGGCCGAGCTTCGACACCATCGTCGCGGCCGGCGCCAACTCGGCCATCCCGCACCACCACCCCTCGGACGCCCCCCTCGCCCCGGGCGACCTCGTGACGATGGACTTCGGCGCGCTGGTGGACGGCTACCACTCCGACATGACGCGCACCGTGCTGCTCGGCCCGGCGCAGGACTGGCAGCGGGAGATCTACGCGCTGGTCGACGCGGCCGCCGCGGCCGGGCGGGCCGCCCTGCGTCCCGGCGTCCCGACGAGCGCGATCGACGCCGCGGCCCGGGACGTCGTGGTCGAGGCGGGCTACGG contains:
- a CDS encoding EamA family transporter, with the protein product MTTPRARSGALLALGSMSCVQLGLAASVGLFAVVPPEGVAALRLGWAGLLLLVIARPRPSSFTRSSFGAAVLLGVVTAGLTMLFMAAVARIPLGTASAIEFLGPLGVAVLRGRGRALLWPVLAAGGVLLLTEPWQGGTDLLGVGFALAAACCWAGYILLTQRVGDEVTGLQGLAVSMPVAGLVSAVAASALVPDLGGALTWPVLLVGLGLALLLPVVPFVLELLALRRLAAGAFGTLMALEPAIALLVGAVVLGQVPSVLAVAGIVLVVTAGVGAARTGDRRPDDGPRVAREASPAVG
- a CDS encoding LysR substrate-binding domain-containing protein → MDTRRLPHLVELDRLGSMRAVADALGTSTSVVSQQIAALAREVGATLVEPDGRRVRLTPAGRRLAEHGRRIVAAVDAARDDLDPAAEPSGTVRVAGFASAIRRSLIPIVADLAVRHPGLRLTFHEQQPAESLALLEADAADLALVYDYDLAPAAPMPPSVRAGRRLWEVRWGLGVPDDGAVPVGAATSAEVLAAYADRAFIGDSRNDADERVLRLLGAAAGFDLHVTHEADSLDLVDDLVLAGLGVGLLPTNRPTRDGIRVLDLPDPPVRLRCRPVVRRGRETWPPLAAVLGALR
- a CDS encoding aminopeptidase P family protein — translated: MTAPRAVTRPRPHPAGTRRREALRELLRAAAVDALLVTDLVNVRYLTGFTGSNAALVVHAGDSADAEDRTVLATDGRYTTQAAAESPDLRLLVERQCAPELLTLTTAGRVGFDSAQVTVDAHDVLAAAARGELVRAPGLVERLRAVKDAAEIDALRLACAAADAALAGAIADGVLAAGRTEREVAHELEERMVAAGATGPSFDTIVAAGANSAIPHHHPSDAPLAPGDLVTMDFGALVDGYHSDMTRTVLLGPAQDWQREIYALVDAAAAAGRAALRPGVPTSAIDAAARDVVVEAGYGEQFVHPVGHGVGLVIHEAPAMSASATATLEAGMTVTVEPGVYLPGRGGVRIEDLLVVTDSGAEPLTASTRDLVVLG